GCACTTCTTGTTGAAAACGCCCTCGATGCCGGTAAGCGTTGAGGGGACGAACCTTCTTTCTCCCGAAAACACGAATGTCAAAGATCGATCAAAGTCTCGAAGAGGTTCCCTGTAACTCGCCCCTTCTTGAAGAGACCTTTTGCACGGGCCGTACCAACCTCCCACACATTGTTTACATTTTTTTAACTCCCTATCCTGCAACGCCTTAATGAGCCACGAGCAACCCCGGCAGGCCCCTCTGACGACCGCGATCAGGGTCGATCTATAAATTCCATTTACAGTTCGTGGCGGGCAAAAATTAACCCGCTGCCTGGCAACGGGTTAATCTATCAATTCTGGTTCGCGGCGGGATCGGGCCCCTGTCCCATCCTTTACAGTACGGGAGCCATCCTACCCCGCAGCGATCCCGTAGTGCCGGATCTTCTTGAGCAGATTCGGATAGCTGATCTTCAGGCGCCGAGCGGCCTCGGACTTGTTGCCTTCGGCGGCGCGCAAGGCCCGGGTGATCTCGCGGCACTCGATCACGGCCAGGGTCTCCCTGAGCGGCACGATGGCGGCCTCGCTCGCGGCGGCCGCCCCCAGGTCGCCCACGATCTCCGCGGGCAGATGCTCGGGCCGCAGGACACCTTCGCCGTGGGCCAGGACGATGGCCCGCCGCAGGGTCTTCTCGAGCTCGCGCACGTTGCCCGGCCACGCGTGGGCCAGCAGCGCATCGAGGAAGGCCCGATCGAGGGCCGGCACCGAGCCGGTGATCTCCTGCCCGAACCGCTCGACGAAATGGCGGGTCAGCAGTTCGACGTCGTCCGGCCGCTCCCGCAGGGAAGGCATGACGAGGGGGAAGTCCAGCAGTCGATAGTAGAGGTCCTCGAGGAACTCGCCCCGCTGGGCCATGTCGTGCAGGTCGGACTTCGAGGCGCAGATGATCCGCACATTGACCTCGAACTCGGTGTTCGCGCCGACGGGACGGACGACCCGGGTGTCGAGGAAGTGCAGCAGCTTGCCCTGCATGCTGAAGGGCATCTTGCCGATCTCGTCGAGGAAGACGGTCCCTCCCTCGGCCTCGGCCAGCAGCCCCTTCTTGTCGCTGTGGGCCCCGGTGAAGCTGCCGCGCTTGTGACCGAAGAGCTCCGATTCCAGCAGGGTCTCCGGAATGGCCGCGCAGTTGATCGACAGGAAGCGGCGGTCGGCCCGTTTGCTCAGGGCGTGGATCGAGTAGGCCAGCAGCCCCTTGCCCGTGCCCGTCTCGCCGTTCAGGAGCACGGTCAGATCGCTCGGCGCGACCTTCCGCGCCAGGCCGAGCACCTCGAGCATCTTGCTGTTCTGCGTGATGATGTTCTCGAAGCTCTCGACGCGGTCGAACGGCGTCACCGTTTCCGCATCGGCGGCGCCGCGCCCCTTCTCGTAGAGGAAGAGGGCCAGGAAGCCCATGTAGGTGGCCAGGAAGTCGAGGCTCGAACGATCGAAAGCGACTCCCGTGGCTCCCAGTCCCGACTTGCCCAGGTAGAGCAGACCGAACTGGCGGTCGTGCAGGGCGATCGGCATGAAGACACAGCTGTCGGCGACCGTGATCAACGCCGGGACGGCGGCGACCACGTCATCGGCCCCGTCCAGACGGGAGAAGAAGCAGGTCCCGGACCGGCGGCCGGCGGCCAGTTCCGCGTCGAACCAGCGGGTGAGCTGCTCGGCCAGATTCTCGGTCATTCCCTGGCGGGCGGCGATCTTCAGGCGAGTCGCGCCCTGCTCGTGTTCGACCATGGCGATGAATCCGGTGTCGGCCCCGACGCGCTCCATGCCGGCACCCAGAACCACACCCAGGTTCCGCGGCACGGCCGGACCGCCCTTGGCGAACAGGCCCGGCAGGCCGGAAATGGCCTGCAGGTGGGACTTGGCCGCCCCCACGCCGCCCAGCAGTCCGGACTCGATCCGGTTGCGCAGCGACACCACCGAAGCGTCCAGTTCCGCATCCTCGCAACCGGCCGCGTGGCGCTCCAGTTCGA
This genomic interval from bacterium contains the following:
- a CDS encoding sigma 54-interacting transcriptional regulator, which produces MRDNFNNQDRYPAGRQSSGRIVDAAAWSRLEEVGDLHYHSSAFSSALDYYRQLLEEEALAAVSREKAVDVLRKAIDSLLRLGQLDDCEALLDRAVSLVGRTSGLADPAENAVLMATFELRRADVYRERGRLHDALNLAKRAFAVLALTDEHAAVARLQTIMGICHVRLGRQEKAREFFADGLSTYRRIGEDLGVANLLNNLALMEKNDCRWDKALAQMEKAVELAHRIGASHLMPLFYLNQGITLQKIDRLGEARTLLEKGLRLAVSLGDRIQEARLNLAMGRLETLAGRYARAETLLLNGKSLAEKHRFMREAVIADEYLGDIFLQRGDPDKARFNYQVGLEKSRAIASGNDLEGELQRRMGEAHLAAGQADEAIAVSQVAIAICEKCGEHYEIGFCHLTLGKAYAARSDWQQTDHHFRQAIATFQEQNLPHLWCQAILEFADHRLDGAGEAELLLFRRFLMDAQDTGAAAVSDLVLCRVLEKLAQVQIRLDQYDDALLTVFELERHAAGCEDAELDASVVSLRNRIESGLLGGVGAAKSHLQAISGLPGLFAKGGPAVPRNLGVVLGAGMERVGADTGFIAMVEHEQGATRLKIAARQGMTENLAEQLTRWFDAELAAGRRSGTCFFSRLDGADDVVAAVPALITVADSCVFMPIALHDRQFGLLYLGKSGLGATGVAFDRSSLDFLATYMGFLALFLYEKGRGAADAETVTPFDRVESFENIITQNSKMLEVLGLARKVAPSDLTVLLNGETGTGKGLLAYSIHALSKRADRRFLSINCAAIPETLLESELFGHKRGSFTGAHSDKKGLLAEAEGGTVFLDEIGKMPFSMQGKLLHFLDTRVVRPVGANTEFEVNVRIICASKSDLHDMAQRGEFLEDLYYRLLDFPLVMPSLRERPDDVELLTRHFVERFGQEITGSVPALDRAFLDALLAHAWPGNVRELEKTLRRAIVLAHGEGVLRPEHLPAEIVGDLGAAAASEAAIVPLRETLAVIECREITRALRAAEGNKSEAARRLKISYPNLLKKIRHYGIAAG